TCCAGAGAGCTGGAGAAGAAGCTGAAAGAGGATGCCGACATCGATGCCAGAACCGTCAAGCTGCTGCTTCTAGGTAAAGATGGTCAAGTTGGATACAACAACAGGAAACTTTGGTAACCCCCTTGGTGACACATATTTAAGGGCCTCATAAGGCCCCGTGGTGGAGCTTATTTACCTTAAGTCCAGTCTATGATACATAATTGTAGTTGGTGCATTACTTCGTCTCTTGTAAAATCTTGGTTTAATCATTTTACACTTCATTTCTAAATAAGCAACATAGACAGAACATAGATGTAAATTTGTTATGGATGTACCATATTAATCTGAACAAcctttaaaatgtacttaattgtATGGTTTAAAAAGCCTGTTTGTGTATATTAACggtgatgaaaacaaacagcttGTTTTAGTAAAGTAAAGGCTTAACAACCTGTGTCATTGAATTAGACACTTTAATAATCACTCAACTCAATCCCTTGGTAATCCTTAAACAACAGGTCCTCCAACACAAAGGGCTTAACCCTGAAGGACACAGATACTCTACTGCCCAACACATTCAGTGCCTGTGGCTGTAGCATTAAATCACAATAACCTGAATAGATAGTCGATCGAGGGGGGAAATTAGAATGTTCTCTTAATTAGgttaggtttttcttttttatttaaggaCCAAAACGTGTTTACACCAAAATATCTTAATATCATGCAGTCGGCATATTATTGTTACAGATATTGTTTCACACTCAGCTTAATCATCTCCCCATGACAATGTAGGTCAGGGGCAGGGAAAGTTCCACCTGACAACAGCTTTGAACAAGATTAGACCTGAAGTAAGCAGTATGATGACCTGTTGGGATCCTTTAATACATTACCTGCAGTTAGTAtcataaatgaaacacacaacataaataaaagcacCAAAACCATGGTTAAGATAAAGTCATATTTCATTGTTATTCGTATAAATTATCACCATTTTGAAATGTAGTTTGGAATAAAAGcatagatgttttatttattgcaaaTAACGACATTAAATGCTTTTTCTACTTTCATATAGGTGCTGGAGAATCAGGCAAAAGCACTATTGTCAAACAGATGAAGTAAGATATTTAACTTTTGCAACAAAGCAGTGTCTCCTTTCCTGTCCAACCGACAACAAATCACATACTAATGCTGTATTTTCCCCATCAGAATTATCCACAAAGATGGTTACTCACTTGAAGAATGCTTGGAGTTCATTGTCATCATCTACAGCAACACCCTGCAGTCCATGATGGCCATTGTGAAGGCCATGACCACACTAAATATTAACTTTGGCCATGCTGATCAGCAGGTAAGAAAGACTTCAATGTGTTTTGATTTCAGGTTTGTAGCAGACTACTAAATGTTCACTGTATGTGCCCCTGTCCTCTTACATCTGCCCTGCAGGATGATGCCAGGAAACTCATGCATCTTGCAGACACTATTGAGGAAGGCTTCATGCCTAAAGAGTTGTCGGAAATCATTTTGCGCCTGTGGAAGGACTCTGGCATACAGGCGTGCTTTGACAGGGCCTCAGAGTACCAACTCAACGACTCCGCCGGATAGTAAGAAATCAAACAAGCTGAGATTTAAAATGATCCCATTTTTGTTTAcaattgaattaatttaatttccccTCAGCTACCTGAACGACTTGGAGCGACTGGTCCAACCGGGCTACGTGCCCACTGAGCAGGATGTGCTGCGATCAAGAGTGAAGACCACTGGTATCATCGAGACAACGTTTTCCTTCAAAGATCTCCATTTCAGGTGAATCAGATCAGGATTTCTCAAGTGGATGGCACCAATAACTCATCGTCGGTGCTGCCACTGCTCTGGCTTGCAAGATTAAATGTTGGCTTCTTTTTCCGTGCAGAATGTTTGATGTGGGTGGCCAGAGGTcagagaggaagaagtggaTCCATTGTTTTGAAGGTGTGACCTGTATCATCTTCATTGCTGCTTTGAGCGCCTTCGACATGGTGCTGGTGGAGGATGATGAAGTGGTATGATAATAGTATTATACACTATCTGTGTCTTTCCTTTTTGAGCAGCTGGTTAATTTGAAAGGTTCTCccctaataaaaaaaactaatcctTTCTTTCAGAATCGAATGCACGAGAGTCTGCACTTGTTCAACAGTATCTGCAACCACCGCTACTTTGCCGCCACCTCCATTGTACTCTTCCTCAACAAGAAAGATGTGTTCGTTGAGAAGATCAAGAAGGCTCATCTCAGCATGTGCTTCCCAGAATACGATGGTGAGGTTCATCAACCCCATCATTTTCAGCACATTTGAAGACTTTAAAAAGTGCTAAACTGTTTTAATGTGCCTCTTCATCTCGATATCTTTTCGCAAAGGCCCCAATACTTATGAGGATGCTGGTGTCTACATTAAAATGCAGTTCTTGGACCTGAACCTGCGCAAAGACATCAAAGAAATCTACTCTCACATGACCTGtgccacagacacagagaacGTCAAGTTTGTGTTTGACGCCGTTACCGATATCATCATCAAAGAAAACTTGAAAGATTGTGGTCTCTTCTAAGAGCCATGCTGAGAAACCCAACGAAGGTGAGTAAAGTTTGCATCGTATTGTAATGATGATTCAGATTCAAACTTTTGGACCAGCGGATaaagctttctttctttttattttacagggtGATGTTGTAGCCCTGTCACATTCCACAAATCCCCTCTCAATTCAAACTGAGGAACGAAGATGAAAACTCCCCTCAAACCGTCATCCTCAAACCAGCGAATgcgaaaaaatacaaaacatttgttgTGTTCTAAACCAAGTTGTAGCTTTGACCAAAT
This portion of the Anoplopoma fimbria isolate UVic2021 breed Golden Eagle Sablefish chromosome 17, Afim_UVic_2022, whole genome shotgun sequence genome encodes:
- the gnat1 gene encoding guanine nucleotide-binding protein G(t) subunit alpha-1 encodes the protein MGAGASAEEKHSRELEKKLKEDADIDARTVKLLLLGAGESGKSTIVKQMKIIHKDGYSLEECLEFIVIIYSNTLQSMMAIVKAMTTLNINFGHADQQDDARKLMHLADTIEEGFMPKELSEIILRLWKDSGIQACFDRASEYQLNDSAGYYLNDLERLVQPGYVPTEQDVLRSRVKTTGIIETTFSFKDLHFRMFDVGGQRSERKKWIHCFEGVTCIIFIAALSAFDMVLVEDDEVNRMHESLHLFNSICNHRYFAATSIVLFLNKKDVFVEKIKKAHLSMCFPEYDGPNTYEDAGVYIKMQFLDLNLRKDIKEIYSHMTCATDTENVKFVFDAVTDIIIKENLKDCGLF